Proteins from a single region of Desulfobacter postgatei 2ac9:
- the nikC gene encoding nickel transporter permease — MMTNKTLKTGRMREWLRADTPDSAFQAWSGRAYLGLLAFMKNRLAVLGLLIIVALIVIAVLAPVIAPYDPVETDIGNRLQPLSFTHYLGTDEMGRDIFSRIVFGSRLTLYIISLVAIIAAPVGILVGTVAGYFGGIVDTVLMRITDIFLAFPKLILALAFVSALGPGIENAVIAISITSWPPYARIARAETLTIRNCDFIKAVRLQGAGALRIITGHIMPLCLPSLIIRVTLDMAGIILTAAGLGFLGLGAQPPTPEWGAMTAGGRTYIIDHWWLISMPGSAIFIVSLAFNLLGDGLREVLDPRSDN; from the coding sequence ATGATGACCAACAAAACACTGAAAACAGGCCGCATGAGGGAGTGGCTTCGGGCAGATACGCCGGACTCCGCTTTCCAGGCCTGGTCCGGTCGAGCTTATCTGGGGCTTCTGGCATTCATGAAAAACCGGCTGGCAGTTTTGGGGCTGCTGATTATTGTCGCCCTGATCGTTATTGCAGTGCTTGCACCTGTCATTGCCCCCTATGACCCGGTTGAAACCGACATCGGCAACCGTCTTCAGCCATTGTCCTTTACCCACTATTTGGGTACCGATGAGATGGGACGTGATATTTTCTCCCGGATTGTTTTCGGCTCCCGACTGACCCTTTACATCATCAGCCTTGTGGCCATCATTGCTGCCCCTGTGGGAATCCTTGTGGGTACGGTTGCAGGGTATTTCGGCGGGATCGTGGACACGGTGCTCATGCGCATCACAGATATTTTCCTGGCCTTTCCCAAGCTTATCCTGGCCCTGGCCTTTGTTTCCGCTCTGGGGCCGGGCATTGAAAACGCCGTCATTGCCATCTCCATTACCTCCTGGCCCCCTTACGCCCGAATCGCCCGGGCAGAGACCCTCACCATAAGAAATTGCGATTTCATAAAAGCCGTCAGGCTGCAGGGCGCAGGTGCGTTAAGGATTATTACCGGCCATATTATGCCCCTTTGTCTGCCTTCTCTGATTATCCGGGTTACCCTGGATATGGCAGGAATTATTCTGACGGCTGCAGGACTGGGGTTTCTGGGTCTGGGTGCCCAGCCGCCCACTCCGGAATGGGGGGCCATGACTGCCGGCGGAAGAACGTACATCATCGACCACTGGTGGTTGATCTCCATGCCCGGGAGCGCCATCTTTATTGTGAGCCTTGCATTCAACCTTCTGGGGGACGGGCTTCGTGAAGTCCTTGATCCAAGGAGTGACAACTGA
- a CDS encoding ABC transporter ATP-binding protein produces MTGNTSLLTVTDLSVVFPSFKGDVCAVNNISFSMGREKLGIVGESGSGKSVTGRAVLRLLPPCARVRASEISLRGKNLLDFSEKQMRKIRGMEISMVMQDPKYSLNPVRTVGEQIREAYTIHHKAGKKQARQKALDMLNAVRIRNPEQVYDLYPHEVSGGMGQRIMIAMMLIPEPSLLIADEPTSALDVTVQLQVLAILDDLVSERGMGLMFISHDLELVASFCDRVIIMYGGQIMEVLPAGNLHKSNHPYTKGLLSCLPKIDGTQDRLPTLVRDDAWLKPAPGAFGRGAAS; encoded by the coding sequence ATGACCGGCAACACGTCACTGCTCACGGTAACGGATCTGTCCGTGGTCTTTCCGTCTTTTAAGGGGGATGTCTGTGCGGTCAACAACATCAGCTTTTCCATGGGTAGGGAAAAATTAGGTATTGTGGGAGAGTCCGGTTCGGGAAAATCCGTAACCGGCCGGGCCGTACTGCGTCTGCTGCCGCCCTGTGCCAGGGTCAGGGCCTCTGAAATCTCTTTGAGGGGAAAAAACCTGCTGGATTTTTCCGAAAAACAGATGAGAAAAATCAGGGGTATGGAGATCTCCATGGTCATGCAGGATCCCAAGTACTCCCTGAATCCGGTAAGAACCGTGGGGGAGCAGATACGCGAGGCCTATACCATCCATCATAAAGCCGGGAAAAAGCAGGCCCGCCAAAAAGCCTTGGATATGCTCAACGCGGTCAGGATCAGAAATCCGGAGCAGGTCTACGACCTTTATCCCCATGAGGTGTCCGGGGGCATGGGCCAGAGAATCATGATTGCCATGATGCTTATTCCCGAACCCAGTCTGCTCATCGCCGATGAACCCACTTCCGCCCTTGACGTTACGGTGCAGCTTCAGGTCCTTGCCATCCTTGATGATCTGGTCAGTGAACGGGGCATGGGCCTTATGTTTATTTCCCATGATCTTGAGCTTGTCGCCTCGTTCTGCGACAGGGTGATCATTATGTACGGCGGACAAATCATGGAAGTGCTTCCCGCCGGTAATCTTCATAAATCAAATCATCCTTACACAAAGGGATTGCTTTCTTGCCTGCCTAAAATAGACGGCACCCAGGATCGTCTGCCCACACTTGTCCGCGATGACGCCTGGCTTAAGCCGGCTCCAGGAGCCTTTGGCCGGGGGGCTGCGTCATGA
- a CDS encoding ABC transporter ATP-binding protein: protein MIVVENLNVFFGHGQARNHAVRDVNFTVEKGESFGLVGESGSGKSTVLNCISGLLSHWTGRMEIDGVRLKQKRNIGFCRKVQMVFQDPYGSLHPRHTIDRTLKEPVKINRLGDANHRVARVLDEVGLGAEFRFRFPHQLSGGQRQRVALARALILDPEVILLDEPTSALDVSIQAEVLNLLQDLRREKQLTYILVSHDLAVVSHMCDTLLVMNRGKAVETITRSQLKSGVIKEKYTKQLLVAGKGYDRTAIDLFQDFR from the coding sequence ATGATCGTCGTTGAGAATCTCAATGTTTTTTTCGGCCATGGCCAGGCCCGAAACCATGCGGTACGGGATGTTAATTTTACCGTGGAAAAGGGTGAAAGTTTCGGCCTGGTCGGAGAGTCCGGATCAGGCAAATCAACGGTTCTCAATTGTATCTCGGGACTGTTGAGCCACTGGACAGGGCGTATGGAAATTGACGGCGTCAGGTTGAAGCAAAAAAGGAACATCGGGTTTTGCCGCAAAGTTCAGATGGTTTTCCAAGACCCCTACGGGTCGCTTCATCCCAGGCATACCATTGACCGGACACTCAAGGAACCTGTGAAGATAAACCGCCTTGGGGATGCCAACCACCGGGTGGCGCGTGTGCTTGACGAGGTGGGGCTGGGGGCTGAATTCAGGTTTCGTTTTCCTCACCAGCTTTCCGGAGGGCAGCGTCAGCGCGTGGCTTTGGCCAGGGCCCTTATCCTCGATCCTGAAGTGATTCTGCTTGATGAACCCACCTCTGCCCTTGATGTCTCCATCCAGGCCGAGGTGCTTAATCTGCTCCAGGATCTTAGAAGGGAAAAACAATTGACCTATATCCTTGTCAGCCATGATCTTGCCGTGGTCTCCCATATGTGTGATACGCTTCTGGTGATGAACCGCGGCAAAGCTGTTGAAACCATTACCCGCAGTCAGCTTAAAAGCGGTGTGATCAAAGAAAAGTACACAAAGCAGCTTCTTGTGGCCGGCAAGGGATATGACCGAACCGCCATTGATCTATTCCAGGATTTCAGATGA
- a CDS encoding SH3 domain-containing protein has protein sequence MKNRYLKFSTLIMLVCFGLTTILPAAALADRDSKPGHWRGHGPEGKHGPGRKHGPAFRHVPPGGQKVRHRGDDYFFHRGRFYRHRPDGYFGVRPPLGIIAYSLPAAAVTVLIAGLTYYLYDNVYYRRVPAGYQVVQAPTQTTTIVHTPPAVPMNPADSGTQVVVMSKILNVRSGPGINHAVLTQTYMGNVLIIQGSASDWYYVRLPDNTYGWVMKAFVTMPDNGAQG, from the coding sequence ATGAAAAACAGATATTTGAAATTTTCAACCCTAATCATGCTTGTTTGTTTTGGTTTAACCACCATACTGCCGGCTGCAGCCCTGGCAGATCGGGACTCTAAACCAGGCCACTGGCGCGGTCACGGTCCTGAAGGCAAGCACGGTCCAGGAAGGAAACACGGTCCGGCTTTCAGGCATGTTCCGCCGGGCGGCCAAAAGGTCAGGCACAGGGGAGATGACTATTTTTTCCACAGGGGCCGCTTTTACAGGCATAGACCTGACGGTTATTTTGGGGTGCGTCCGCCGCTGGGGATCATTGCCTACAGCCTTCCGGCCGCTGCTGTCACTGTGCTGATCGCGGGATTAACCTATTATTTGTATGATAATGTGTATTATAGAAGAGTGCCTGCCGGATATCAGGTAGTACAAGCTCCCACCCAGACGACGACCATTGTGCACACCCCTCCTGCTGTACCGATGAATCCGGCCGATTCCGGTACCCAGGTCGTGGTAATGTCCAAAATTCTTAATGTTCGGTCCGGTCCGGGAATCAATCATGCCGTTTTGACCCAGACTTATATGGGCAATGTTCTGATTATCCAGGGCAGTGCGTCTGACTGGTATTATGTCCGGCTTCCTGATAATACCTATGGCTGGGTCATGAAAGCGTTTGTGACTATGCCCGACAACGGAGCCCAGGGGTAA
- a CDS encoding purine-nucleoside phosphorylase produces the protein MVFVNKVQECARFIQERMQVRPVAGMITGTGLSDTLTDLQIHQVFPYAGLPHFPQATVESHKGCLVQGSLNGRDILVFQGRIHLYEGYCPELVTFPVRLLQALGVPMLILTNAAGGINLNFRAGDIMLIRDHINLTGKNPLAGPHEASFGVRFPDMTRVYDPDLGRRAVGVAAQEKIQLHAGVYAGLLGPSLETPAETRFLKIIGADAVGFSTVMEAIAGVQAGMKILGLSLITNINDPDAPAQTTLEAVVETAATASEKLNRIITGFVGQTA, from the coding sequence ATGGTGTTTGTCAATAAAGTTCAGGAGTGTGCACGATTTATACAGGAGCGCATGCAGGTGCGGCCTGTTGCCGGTATGATTACCGGAACAGGCCTTTCCGATACCTTGACCGACCTGCAGATCCACCAGGTGTTCCCCTATGCCGGACTGCCCCATTTCCCCCAGGCCACGGTGGAGAGCCACAAGGGGTGTCTTGTTCAGGGCAGTCTTAATGGCAGGGATATTCTGGTTTTCCAGGGCCGGATACATCTGTATGAGGGGTATTGCCCGGAGCTTGTCACGTTTCCGGTAAGGCTGCTTCAGGCCCTTGGGGTGCCGATGCTCATCCTTACCAATGCAGCCGGCGGGATCAACCTGAACTTCAGGGCCGGAGACATTATGCTCATCCGGGATCATATCAACCTTACCGGAAAAAATCCCCTTGCAGGTCCGCACGAGGCCTCCTTTGGCGTTCGGTTTCCTGATATGACCCGGGTGTATGATCCCGATTTGGGGCGGCGTGCCGTTGGGGTCGCTGCACAGGAAAAAATTCAATTACACGCCGGGGTTTATGCCGGCCTTTTGGGGCCAAGCCTTGAAACACCTGCAGAAACACGCTTTCTTAAAATTATCGGCGCCGATGCCGTGGGGTTTTCAACGGTAATGGAGGCCATTGCCGGGGTTCAGGCCGGTATGAAAATTCTGGGGCTTTCCCTGATTACCAATATCAATGATCCGGATGCGCCTGCACAGACAACCC